Proteins encoded in a region of the Tachyglossus aculeatus isolate mTacAcu1 chromosome 11, mTacAcu1.pri, whole genome shotgun sequence genome:
- the ATP5MC1 gene encoding ATP synthase F(0) complex subunit C1, mitochondrial: MQPTGTLLVSPALIRCCTRVLASPASASVLSRPEIRSEQSAPACSALQLARRDFQTSAVSRDIDTAAKFIGAGAATVGVAGSGAGIGTVFGSLIIGYARNPSLKQQLFSYAILGFALSEAMGLFCLMVAFLILFAM, from the exons ATGCAGCCCACCGGTACTCTCCTCGTTTCTCCTGCCTTG ATCCGCTGCTGTACCAGGGTCCTGGCCAGCCCAGCGTCTGCATCTGTCCTGAGCAGGCCCGAGATCCGGTCTGAACAG tCAGCTCCGGCCTGCAGCGCGCTCCAGCTGGCCCGCCGGGACTTCCAGACAAGCGCCGTCTCCCGGGACATCGACACCGCGGCCAAGTTCATCGGGGCCGGGGCTGCCACGGTTGGGGTGGCCGGCTCCGGGGCGGGGATCGGGACCGTTTTCGGCAGCCTGATCATCGGCTATGCCAG aaaCCCGTCGCTCAAACAGCAGCTGTTCTCCTACGCCATCCTGGGCTTCGCCCTCTCTGAGGCCATGGGGCTCTTCTGCCTGATGGTggccttcctcatcctcttcgcCATGTGA